In Caldisericia bacterium, the genomic stretch TTAGTAAAAGTTATTGTTGATTATCCTGAGAAGGTGGAGATTAACAAGATTGAGGGAACCCAGACAGTTATCTATGAGTTAAAGGTTGGACCAGAGGATGTAGGAAAGGTTATTGGAAGACAGGGAAGAACAGCAGAGGCAATAAGAACA encodes the following:
- a CDS encoding KH domain-containing protein; the encoded protein is MADVTGILEKLVKVIVDYPEKVEINKIEGTQTVIYELKVGPEDVGKVIGRQGRTAEAIRTIVQAISRKSGKNTIVTILS